The proteins below are encoded in one region of Stieleria sp. JC731:
- a CDS encoding DeoR/GlpR family DNA-binding transcription regulator yields MLATERRENIAKWIGEQGQASLDELSERFGVSTDTIRRDLAILHRKERVRQVRGGALRVSEDPFPYQRRAIRDLDEKRAIAEEAASKIPKGSVVFLDHGTTALCVAETIASRNDLTVVTSNLPAAVRLGEAGRVKTIVPGGRLDGEIQGLVGAQTCQQLRSVHFDVAVLVPRGISASGELTTAVAEDAEVKRVVRERSGRCLILAAEKKLGVQGAFQFADLENGDVVLSNADDSHKVIANWHRNFPAIEIHTITSSP; encoded by the coding sequence ATGCTCGCGACCGAACGTCGAGAAAACATCGCAAAATGGATTGGCGAACAAGGACAGGCGAGCCTCGACGAACTCAGTGAGCGATTTGGCGTGTCGACAGACACTATCCGCCGAGACCTCGCGATTCTGCACCGAAAGGAACGGGTTCGTCAGGTTCGTGGCGGAGCACTTCGGGTTTCCGAAGATCCCTTTCCCTACCAGCGAAGAGCGATTCGCGATCTCGATGAAAAGCGGGCGATCGCGGAAGAAGCCGCCAGTAAAATCCCAAAGGGCTCTGTTGTATTCCTGGACCACGGAACGACAGCGTTGTGTGTTGCCGAAACCATCGCATCACGAAATGACTTGACGGTTGTGACAAGCAACCTGCCTGCCGCAGTCCGACTGGGCGAGGCCGGCAGGGTCAAGACCATTGTTCCAGGCGGCAGACTTGATGGAGAGATTCAAGGTCTGGTTGGCGCACAAACCTGTCAACAACTGCGTTCGGTACACTTTGACGTTGCTGTGCTCGTCCCACGCGGCATTTCTGCCTCAGGTGAATTGACGACAGCGGTCGCCGAAGATGCAGAAGTCAAACGGGTTGTCCGCGAACGATCCGGCCGATGCCTAATCTTGGCCGCTGAAAAAAAGCTAGGTGTTCAAGGTGCTTTCCAATTTGCCGATCTCGAAAATGGCGACGTCGTCCTTTCCAACGCGGACGATTCACACAAGGTAATTGCGAACTGGCATCGGAACTTTCCGGCGATCGAAATCCACACCATTACTTCGTCGCCTTAA
- a CDS encoding MFS transporter, translating to MSQNAMYCRFLQCFAFFTANGLIVGGWATAIPFVSSNAGLSETELSLVLLSFAVGGIAAMLITPISIAWFSTNRVSVASGVGFIAMFPVVVAQSELIALIATALAFGGCHGAMDVAMNSDVIEAERETGQRFMSKLHGCFSLGAALGAGIFGWIATDRPIFMATVYAATIATLVVLLIIVTRACSKPPQVQLVSEPQTLPESKALQKQADGTATAWRLLLAMGAIAFGCLVAEGAMVDWLVKLFQTDQATSKDAGFVYAAFAIGMSVCRFGGDRISKLVGDRRTIIVGCLISGVSLCAVLMLHNPIVACVPAMFAGAGLANVIPSTFRTCGADRKRLEQTLARVTIIGYTGFLFGPPMIGIIADATSLRTALVVPVATLFLASAIATLSKALR from the coding sequence ATGTCACAAAATGCAATGTATTGCCGGTTTTTGCAATGTTTCGCGTTCTTCACCGCCAACGGGCTTATCGTAGGCGGTTGGGCGACTGCGATCCCGTTTGTCAGTTCGAACGCGGGATTGAGTGAGACGGAGCTTTCGCTTGTCTTGCTTTCGTTCGCGGTCGGTGGGATCGCGGCGATGTTGATCACACCGATTTCGATCGCTTGGTTTAGTACCAATCGCGTCAGCGTCGCATCTGGAGTCGGCTTTATCGCGATGTTCCCCGTGGTCGTCGCCCAGAGTGAGCTGATCGCTTTGATTGCGACTGCTCTGGCGTTTGGCGGGTGTCACGGTGCAATGGATGTCGCGATGAATTCCGATGTCATTGAAGCGGAACGGGAAACCGGGCAACGGTTCATGTCCAAGCTGCATGGTTGCTTTAGCTTAGGAGCCGCGTTGGGCGCTGGGATCTTCGGCTGGATCGCGACAGATCGTCCGATCTTCATGGCAACGGTCTACGCAGCTACGATCGCGACGCTTGTTGTATTGCTGATCATCGTAACTCGGGCGTGCAGTAAGCCGCCTCAGGTCCAGCTTGTTAGTGAACCGCAAACGCTGCCTGAGTCCAAAGCACTGCAAAAACAAGCTGACGGCACGGCTACTGCGTGGAGACTGTTACTCGCGATGGGGGCGATCGCGTTTGGCTGTCTGGTTGCCGAAGGTGCGATGGTGGATTGGCTTGTGAAGCTGTTTCAAACAGACCAAGCCACATCGAAGGACGCAGGGTTTGTCTATGCGGCGTTCGCAATTGGCATGTCCGTTTGCCGATTCGGTGGAGACAGGATTTCTAAACTTGTCGGAGATCGCCGTACCATCATCGTTGGATGTTTGATTTCCGGCGTTTCCCTGTGTGCCGTGTTGATGCTGCACAATCCGATTGTGGCATGCGTTCCAGCAATGTTTGCCGGAGCAGGACTTGCCAATGTGATTCCATCGACCTTCCGAACCTGCGGTGCTGACCGCAAGCGACTAGAGCAGACGCTCGCTCGTGTCACCATCATTGGCTACACGGGGTTTCTATTCGGACCGCCGATGATCGGAATCATTGCCGACGCGACCTCACTGCGCACCGCGTTAGTGGTTCCCGTCGCGACTCTATTTCTAGCCAGCGCGATCGCGACACTTTCAAAAGCTCTTCGATAA
- a CDS encoding YciI family protein, whose protein sequence is MPRYLLLSRGACENPSPEMTPEQMQEKMQSCMRKGQNEGWLIDPGAPLNGGSAVVDSGMNVIDGPFIEAKELIGGYTIIEAPTLAAACELAKKTIEMAGAAKIEVREIAGGGMPE, encoded by the coding sequence ATGCCCAGATATTTGCTTCTTTCTCGCGGAGCTTGCGAGAATCCTTCACCAGAAATGACGCCCGAACAGATGCAGGAAAAAATGCAGTCCTGTATGCGCAAGGGGCAGAACGAAGGCTGGTTAATCGATCCCGGCGCGCCTCTGAACGGTGGTTCCGCGGTTGTCGATTCGGGCATGAACGTCATCGACGGTCCGTTCATTGAAGCGAAGGAACTGATCGGAGGATACACAATCATCGAAGCTCCGACGCTTGCCGCAGCATGCGAACTGGCGAAGAAAACGATTGAAATGGCAGGGGCCGCAAAAATCGAAGTCCGTGAAATTGCCGGCGGCGGAATGCCCGAGTGA
- a CDS encoding arylsulfatase, whose translation MKLQPNVLSFLLLILSIASSDRCLADDRPNIVVIVCDDMGFSDLGCYGGEIDTPNLDRLAKSGLRLTDFHNNAKCSETRASLLTGLWHQQSKNLKKPGHVTLAEVLRQSGYTTMMSGKWHLDGHPLDRGFDRYFGFLSGAINFFTGKDWGNGKNLMRLDREVFEAPDDFYSTDAFTDYAIEFLEQARQKDQSYFLYLAHNAPHFPLHAPETEIEKYRGRYDIGWDKIRQQRFARQKELGLIDPTWSLTERDPKVEPFDKLSDSQKRFLIPMMEVYAAMVDRLDQNVGRLVDNLKQNGELDNTLILFFSDNGACPYNRLRSDNIPPGPAESDYAYDARWANMCNTPLRLYKQYAHEGGTLSPMIIHWPKQLAGAGTVSKATHHIVDLMPTFVELSGGKYPDKFAGKAIQSMEGVSMVSTITGQEQSSRPPIFWEFSSNHSVRDGKWKLVAERSKDWELYDLSNDKTETVNLADRQPEIVTRLSEKYDAWAMRVGAKTHQASLNTKPSKQSQLFDLPSR comes from the coding sequence ATGAAATTGCAACCGAATGTCTTGTCTTTCTTGTTGTTGATCCTCTCAATCGCAAGTTCCGATCGCTGCTTAGCGGACGATCGCCCCAATATCGTTGTGATCGTTTGCGACGACATGGGCTTCTCCGATCTCGGTTGCTATGGGGGCGAAATCGACACTCCCAATCTCGACCGCTTGGCAAAATCCGGACTGCGTCTGACAGACTTTCACAACAACGCCAAGTGCAGCGAAACACGTGCCTCGTTGTTGACCGGACTCTGGCATCAACAGTCCAAGAATTTGAAGAAGCCCGGTCATGTGACCCTGGCTGAAGTTCTGCGTCAGTCCGGATACACGACGATGATGAGTGGAAAGTGGCATCTTGATGGACACCCACTCGATCGAGGATTTGATCGATACTTTGGCTTCCTCAGTGGCGCGATCAATTTCTTTACTGGGAAAGACTGGGGCAACGGAAAAAATTTGATGCGTCTGGATCGCGAAGTTTTCGAGGCGCCGGACGACTTTTATTCGACCGATGCATTTACCGATTACGCCATCGAGTTTCTTGAACAAGCCCGACAAAAGGATCAGTCGTATTTCTTGTACCTGGCACACAACGCGCCACACTTTCCGTTGCACGCACCGGAAACAGAAATTGAGAAGTATCGAGGTCGCTATGACATCGGCTGGGACAAGATTCGCCAACAGCGTTTCGCCCGTCAAAAGGAACTCGGTTTAATTGACCCGACATGGTCGTTGACGGAGCGAGATCCCAAAGTCGAGCCTTTCGACAAGCTGTCGGATTCTCAGAAACGCTTCTTGATTCCGATGATGGAAGTTTATGCCGCAATGGTCGATCGCTTGGACCAAAACGTCGGACGTTTAGTCGACAACTTGAAACAAAACGGAGAGCTGGACAACACGCTCATCCTATTCTTCTCTGACAACGGCGCCTGTCCTTATAACCGCCTTCGCAGCGACAACATTCCGCCCGGCCCCGCTGAAAGTGACTACGCGTACGACGCACGTTGGGCCAACATGTGCAACACACCGCTTCGTCTTTACAAGCAGTACGCTCATGAGGGCGGAACGCTTTCCCCGATGATTATTCATTGGCCAAAGCAGCTTGCGGGCGCCGGAACGGTCTCGAAAGCGACTCATCACATCGTTGACTTGATGCCGACCTTCGTAGAACTCTCCGGCGGGAAGTATCCCGACAAGTTCGCGGGGAAAGCGATCCAATCAATGGAAGGCGTCTCGATGGTCAGCACCATCACGGGGCAAGAACAATCGTCTCGACCACCGATCTTCTGGGAATTTTCGTCTAACCATTCGGTCCGCGATGGAAAATGGAAGCTGGTTGCAGAACGCAGCAAAGATTGGGAGCTATACGATCTTTCGAATGACAAAACTGAAACCGTGAACTTGGCCGACCGTCAGCCCGAGATCGTGACTCGACTGTCAGAGAAGTATGATGCCTGGGCGATGCGAGTCGGCGCGAAAACTCATCAAGCAAGTTTAAATACGAAACCAAGTAAGCAGTCGCAGCTGTTTGACCTCCCGTCTCGATAA
- a CDS encoding MMPL family transporter, producing MLSIFTEKLAKTTTSRPWVVMACWVLITAGFISLAPKWNDIAYDGDFEYLPDRMNTVAAAKVLDEAFPGERARSEIVIVLGRDKVAEGTTTPLSELDLMVGDDLLRRFHHRLAEVCWQRAQRLGYESGPIEEAPEASQAWIERAKVALDHSISVDARFYEAYLEFVPETEPTLTEPRMAISYYDRAHLLETIGDDLAQAESDLEDAKLLMPTIDDVATPIADRDLQSWDAMLDLLSWDDTILGSLLSQPAAKLAVIRMNSELAATGNIATLEKLDSLLNDVREYSLRHVNQKQTDQPPLRLEYTGSAAIGGETLIAARDAIRYTESITVIMILLILIIVYRAPLLVAVPMVSIGVAVAVSTSMVALLTDWSIRDVISWLDMRVFTTSRIFIVVILFGAGTDYCLFLIARLREEASKSEWGIACRNALSGVTSALLGSALTTVFGLAMLWFADFGKYHYTGPIIAVCLLVGLVVCLTLTPALLFALGPTVFWPGIIRPDPTSSRSLFANSSNKNHGVNRSNVWDWIAIKITRRPKITFILGITILLVPAIFGWYSERSVTYDLSSQLDNDAASRRGFRLLSQHFEIGKINPVTVLIVRPEGEPREKLRKDIESLSDRLYEQPGVVGVRTANDPLGDFPPDREMGLLSGEAWKRRALRQHRVAQNYFFSHNPEYQDRLARLDVIIDGDPFSIETARLVSGIGKMLGEVSREPESRWSGSRFYYTGTTPSIIDLRSVTISDNVRIKIAVVIAVLLILIAVIRRIGLCLYLIFTVLLSYYATLGMTVLFFKAAYGDAYVGLDWKLPLFLFVILVAVGQDYNVYLVTRIVEEQKTRPWLSALRYAISRTGGIITACGMVMAATFFSMTASAWLPTILNMIGIETDATTGLRGIIELGFALGLGVLIDTFYVRTVLVPSFVALTGKRRSRTSQAASVAE from the coding sequence ATGCTATCCATATTCACTGAAAAGCTCGCGAAGACAACGACGAGTCGCCCTTGGGTGGTGATGGCGTGCTGGGTTCTGATCACCGCGGGTTTCATCTCGCTCGCACCGAAGTGGAACGATATCGCCTACGACGGGGACTTCGAGTACCTGCCCGATCGCATGAACACGGTCGCTGCGGCAAAGGTTCTCGACGAAGCTTTTCCTGGCGAACGTGCACGCAGCGAAATCGTGATCGTACTCGGACGTGACAAGGTTGCCGAAGGAACCACGACACCGCTCAGCGAATTGGATTTGATGGTCGGCGATGACTTGCTCCGTCGATTTCATCATCGCTTGGCCGAGGTTTGTTGGCAGAGGGCGCAGCGTCTGGGTTACGAGTCCGGCCCAATCGAAGAAGCACCCGAGGCATCGCAAGCCTGGATCGAGCGAGCCAAAGTTGCACTGGACCATTCGATCTCCGTCGACGCCCGATTTTACGAAGCGTATCTCGAGTTCGTTCCGGAGACGGAACCGACCCTGACCGAACCTCGGATGGCGATCAGCTACTACGATCGAGCGCATCTGCTGGAAACGATCGGCGATGACTTAGCACAGGCCGAAAGCGATCTTGAAGACGCCAAACTGTTGATGCCAACGATCGACGATGTGGCAACTCCGATCGCCGACCGAGATCTCCAGTCTTGGGACGCGATGTTAGATTTGCTGTCCTGGGACGATACCATTCTTGGCAGCTTGCTAAGTCAACCTGCTGCGAAACTTGCCGTCATTCGCATGAACAGTGAATTGGCGGCGACGGGTAACATCGCGACACTCGAAAAGCTCGACTCGCTTCTAAACGATGTTCGCGAATATAGCTTGCGACACGTCAATCAGAAGCAGACCGATCAACCACCGCTCCGTCTGGAATACACAGGGTCGGCGGCCATTGGCGGAGAAACCTTGATCGCGGCACGTGATGCGATTCGATATACCGAATCGATTACCGTCATTATGATCCTACTGATCTTGATCATCGTCTATCGTGCTCCGCTGCTGGTTGCCGTCCCGATGGTTTCGATCGGGGTTGCGGTCGCCGTTTCGACATCGATGGTGGCGTTGCTAACCGATTGGTCGATCCGTGATGTGATCAGTTGGCTGGACATGCGGGTTTTTACAACCAGCCGGATCTTCATCGTTGTCATCCTATTTGGTGCAGGAACGGATTACTGCTTGTTCTTGATCGCGCGTCTTCGCGAAGAGGCGTCGAAATCGGAATGGGGGATCGCCTGTCGAAACGCTTTGTCGGGTGTAACGTCAGCCCTGCTCGGTAGCGCCCTAACGACAGTCTTTGGTTTGGCGATGCTCTGGTTCGCCGACTTTGGCAAGTATCACTACACAGGACCAATCATCGCAGTTTGTTTGCTCGTTGGGCTCGTTGTCTGCCTGACTCTGACACCCGCCTTGCTATTTGCACTCGGCCCGACAGTTTTTTGGCCTGGCATCATCCGGCCCGATCCGACGAGTTCAAGATCGCTATTTGCGAACAGTTCGAACAAAAATCATGGGGTCAACCGATCCAATGTCTGGGACTGGATTGCCATCAAGATTACGCGCCGCCCGAAAATCACATTTATCTTGGGGATCACGATCCTGTTGGTTCCTGCCATTTTTGGTTGGTACAGCGAACGTTCCGTAACGTATGACCTGAGCAGTCAACTGGACAACGATGCGGCCAGCCGCCGTGGGTTTCGACTTCTCTCGCAACACTTCGAAATTGGCAAAATCAATCCCGTCACCGTCCTGATCGTTCGCCCCGAAGGCGAACCACGCGAAAAGCTACGCAAAGATATCGAGTCGCTTTCCGATCGGCTTTACGAGCAACCTGGAGTCGTCGGTGTCCGCACAGCCAACGATCCCCTGGGTGACTTCCCGCCCGATCGTGAAATGGGACTTCTTAGTGGTGAAGCTTGGAAACGTAGAGCACTCCGACAACATCGCGTTGCACAAAACTATTTCTTTTCCCATAACCCGGAATACCAAGACCGCTTGGCAAGATTGGACGTCATCATTGATGGTGATCCGTTTTCGATCGAAACGGCAAGACTTGTTTCCGGGATCGGAAAAATGCTGGGTGAAGTCTCTCGCGAACCGGAATCTCGATGGTCAGGTTCTCGCTTTTACTACACCGGCACGACGCCTTCGATTATCGACTTGCGCAGCGTCACGATTTCGGACAATGTAAGAATCAAAATCGCTGTTGTGATTGCCGTGCTGCTGATCTTAATCGCGGTGATACGGCGAATCGGGCTATGCCTGTACCTGATCTTCACTGTCTTGCTCAGCTACTACGCGACACTTGGGATGACAGTCCTATTTTTCAAGGCTGCCTACGGCGATGCCTACGTCGGTCTCGACTGGAAACTGCCTTTGTTTTTGTTCGTTATCTTGGTAGCTGTTGGCCAAGACTATAACGTGTACTTGGTCACTCGGATTGTCGAGGAGCAAAAGACACGACCTTGGCTTTCGGCGCTACGATATGCGATCTCTCGAACCGGTGGCATCATCACTGCCTGTGGGATGGTGATGGCCGCAACGTTTTTCAGCATGACCGCGTCAGCTTGGCTTCCGACGATTCTAAATATGATCGGAATCGAAACGGACGCCACAACGGGACTGCGTGGCATTATTGAGCTCGGCTTTGCGCTCGGGCTGGGTGTGCTGATCGATACCTTCTATGTCCGAACCGTGTTGGTCCCAAGCTTTGTCGCATTAACTGGCAAACGTAGATCGCGAACTTCGCAAGCGGCGTCAGTGGCTGAATAG
- a CDS encoding glycogen/starch/alpha-glucan phosphorylase, with product MTDHNNGNGVVLLDTLSREFRRHLLFTFGKSEAESDSDYCYRAAALAARDRITEDWIKTRERVDASDTRRVNYLSLEFLLGRSLNNALLNLDLDEPMRAALHRFGVGLEEVVDQEPDAGLGNGGLGRLAACFLDSCANLKLPVSGYGIRYEYGMFHQTIDGGRQVEGPDHWLRNGNPWEIERHEDTRTVHLYGRTERVIGEDGKNHFRWVESQPVLAVPYDMPIPGYRNGTVNTLRLWKATANDEFDLGEFNAGSYTESVADKNNAEQISMVLYPNDASENGKELRLKQQYFLVSASLQDVIADWVRRHGEDFTDFGKKNCFQLNDTHPACAVPELMRLLMDEHNMEWDEAWEITTECMAYTNHTLLPEALERWSVGLFGNLLPRILEIIYEINDRFVTFVKKKYPGDNELLSRVSIIEGGSNPHIRMAYLSIVGSFSVNGVAQLHTDLLKSGLFSDFDRIWPNKINNKTNGVTQRRWLSHCNPKLRDLLTDTIGSAWESDLEKIKDLAPYADDLGFQKKWREVKQFNKQRLTDYVKLNTGVQFDPSMLFDVQVKRIHEYKRQLLNILHVVHLYDRIMAGDTTDMVPRCVLIGGKAAPGYHIAKLIIKLANSVAARVNAEPKAAELLRMVFFPNYRVSAMEVICPGTELSEQISTAGKEASGTGNMKFMMNGALTIGTLDGANIEIREKAGEENFFLFGMNASEVGETRKSYDPNAIINGDEDIRRLMELLEGGHFNPSEPGIFGELIGGLRNPGDQWLTIADLRSFIDAQSQVAGTYKNPTQWDRMSILNTANSGWFSSDRTIQQYADDIWKVSAV from the coding sequence ATGACCGACCACAACAACGGCAATGGTGTGGTGCTTCTGGACACGCTTTCTCGTGAGTTCCGTCGTCACCTGTTGTTCACGTTCGGAAAGAGCGAAGCCGAGTCCGACAGTGACTATTGCTACCGTGCCGCTGCGTTAGCGGCACGGGACAGGATTACCGAAGATTGGATCAAAACGCGCGAGCGAGTTGACGCAAGCGACACACGTCGCGTGAACTACCTGTCGCTGGAGTTCTTGCTTGGACGTTCGCTAAACAACGCTCTTTTAAATCTTGATCTCGACGAGCCCATGCGTGCTGCGCTGCATCGCTTTGGCGTCGGACTCGAAGAAGTTGTCGATCAAGAGCCTGATGCCGGACTCGGCAACGGCGGCTTGGGACGACTGGCAGCATGCTTCCTGGATAGCTGCGCGAATTTGAAACTGCCTGTCTCGGGTTACGGCATTCGCTACGAATATGGGATGTTCCACCAAACGATCGATGGTGGACGGCAAGTCGAAGGCCCCGACCACTGGTTGCGCAACGGCAACCCTTGGGAAATCGAACGACACGAAGACACGCGAACGGTTCATCTTTACGGTCGAACCGAACGTGTGATTGGCGAAGACGGAAAGAATCACTTCCGCTGGGTTGAATCACAACCTGTATTGGCAGTTCCCTACGACATGCCAATCCCCGGATACCGTAACGGTACCGTCAACACGCTGCGGCTTTGGAAAGCAACCGCCAACGATGAATTTGACCTCGGTGAATTCAACGCCGGTAGTTACACCGAATCGGTTGCCGACAAAAACAACGCCGAACAGATTTCGATGGTGCTCTATCCGAACGACGCCAGCGAAAACGGAAAAGAACTGCGACTGAAGCAGCAGTACTTCCTTGTTTCGGCAAGTCTACAAGACGTGATCGCCGACTGGGTGCGACGCCACGGGGAAGACTTCACCGACTTCGGCAAAAAGAACTGCTTCCAGCTGAATGACACCCACCCCGCATGTGCGGTTCCAGAGTTGATGCGTCTGTTGATGGACGAACACAACATGGAATGGGACGAAGCCTGGGAGATTACGACCGAGTGCATGGCTTACACCAACCACACGTTGCTTCCCGAAGCACTAGAACGTTGGTCGGTCGGTCTGTTCGGAAATCTGCTGCCGCGGATCCTTGAAATCATCTATGAAATCAACGATCGCTTCGTCACCTTCGTTAAAAAGAAATACCCTGGCGACAACGAATTGCTTAGCCGCGTTTCGATTATCGAAGGCGGCAGCAATCCACACATCCGTATGGCTTACCTGTCGATCGTCGGCAGCTTCTCGGTCAACGGCGTCGCACAGCTGCACACCGATTTGCTCAAGAGTGGTCTATTCTCGGACTTCGATCGAATCTGGCCGAACAAGATCAACAACAAAACCAACGGTGTAACGCAACGTCGGTGGTTGTCGCACTGCAATCCCAAACTGCGCGACCTGTTGACCGATACCATTGGCTCGGCTTGGGAATCCGATCTGGAAAAGATCAAAGATCTAGCCCCCTACGCTGATGACCTTGGGTTCCAAAAGAAATGGCGTGAAGTCAAACAGTTCAACAAACAACGCCTGACCGACTACGTTAAGTTAAACACTGGCGTTCAGTTTGACCCATCGATGCTGTTTGATGTCCAAGTCAAACGAATTCACGAGTACAAGCGTCAGCTGTTAAACATCCTGCATGTCGTCCATTTGTATGACCGGATCATGGCGGGTGATACGACCGACATGGTTCCTCGCTGCGTATTGATCGGTGGAAAAGCCGCTCCGGGATACCACATCGCGAAGCTGATCATCAAGCTTGCCAATAGCGTTGCCGCTCGTGTAAACGCTGAACCGAAAGCTGCCGAGTTGCTGCGAATGGTGTTCTTCCCCAACTACCGCGTCTCAGCGATGGAAGTCATCTGCCCAGGTACTGAACTGAGCGAGCAGATTTCGACAGCCGGTAAAGAGGCTTCGGGAACCGGGAACATGAAATTCATGATGAACGGTGCCCTAACGATCGGTACCCTTGACGGCGCCAACATCGAAATTCGCGAGAAGGCTGGCGAGGAGAATTTCTTCCTCTTCGGCATGAACGCTAGCGAAGTAGGAGAGACCCGAAAGAGCTACGACCCCAACGCAATCATCAACGGCGATGAAGACATTCGCCGCCTGATGGAATTGCTCGAAGGCGGACACTTCAATCCGAGCGAACCAGGGATCTTTGGCGAATTGATCGGAGGACTGCGGAACCCAGGCGACCAATGGTTGACGATCGCCGACCTACGCAGCTTCATCGATGCACAGTCTCAAGTGGCCGGTACCTACAAGAATCCGACCCAGTGGGATCGCATGAGCATCTTGAATACCGCTAACAGCGGATGGTTCTCGAGCGATCGAACTATCCAGCAATACGCAGACGACATTTGGAAAGTCAGTGCCGTTTGA
- a CDS encoding DUF1015 domain-containing protein: MPRVKPFRAVRPPADKAASVASVPYDVVNRAEAAKLAEGNAESFLHVVRPDIDLPAETDPYADEIYETAAKNFRGFMDSGVLLQDDSESVFLYRQIMDGKSQVGVVACCHVDDYENNKILKHEYTRPAKEDDRTRHVMTLAANAGPVFLTYRDHDELNKLVEAAIDQTPLYDFTAEDGVQHTVWKIDAADPYCQALTEVPAFYVADGHHRAASAWRAGKARREANPNHTGEEEYNWFLTVLFPASQLNVLAYNRVIKDLNGLTAEQVREKLAEVGTMEPTDNPVPDQAGSFCIYLDGAWSKLTIPAESIDQDDAINSLDVALLEKRVITPIFGIDDVRTDPRIDFVGGIRGTGELEQKVQSGEWAFAVSMFPTSIEQLMAVSDSGQVMPPKSTWFEPKLRSGLMVHLLD, encoded by the coding sequence ATGCCTCGCGTTAAACCATTCCGTGCTGTCCGTCCGCCCGCCGACAAAGCTGCCTCCGTGGCCAGCGTTCCCTACGACGTTGTAAACCGAGCCGAAGCGGCCAAATTGGCTGAAGGAAACGCGGAATCCTTCTTGCATGTCGTCCGACCCGACATCGATCTACCCGCTGAAACGGATCCTTACGCGGACGAGATCTACGAGACCGCGGCGAAGAATTTCCGTGGATTCATGGATTCGGGAGTTCTGCTCCAGGATGATTCAGAAAGCGTGTTTCTGTATCGTCAGATCATGGATGGAAAAAGCCAAGTCGGTGTTGTTGCCTGCTGTCATGTCGACGATTACGAAAACAACAAGATTCTAAAGCACGAGTACACGCGGCCTGCCAAAGAAGACGACCGTACGCGTCACGTGATGACGTTGGCAGCCAACGCGGGGCCAGTCTTTCTGACTTATCGAGATCACGACGAACTGAACAAGCTGGTCGAAGCTGCGATTGATCAAACGCCACTTTATGACTTTACCGCTGAAGACGGCGTCCAGCACACTGTCTGGAAAATTGATGCTGCAGATCCGTATTGCCAAGCCTTGACCGAAGTGCCTGCGTTCTACGTTGCTGATGGGCACCACCGAGCCGCTAGCGCTTGGCGAGCAGGAAAGGCTCGTCGTGAAGCTAACCCAAATCATACCGGCGAAGAAGAATACAACTGGTTCTTGACCGTGTTGTTTCCTGCCTCGCAATTGAATGTTCTGGCCTACAACCGTGTTATCAAAGATCTCAACGGACTGACCGCCGAGCAGGTCCGTGAAAAGCTAGCCGAAGTCGGTACCATGGAGCCGACGGACAATCCGGTTCCCGATCAAGCGGGCAGCTTTTGCATCTATCTGGATGGGGCGTGGTCGAAGTTGACGATTCCTGCCGAATCCATCGACCAAGATGATGCGATCAATTCGCTCGATGTCGCATTGCTGGAAAAACGAGTGATCACCCCGATCTTCGGGATCGATGACGTACGTACGGATCCACGCATTGACTTTGTCGGTGGCATCCGCGGCACCGGTGAACTGGAGCAAAAAGTTCAGTCCGGTGAATGGGCTTTCGCCGTCTCGATGTTTCCGACATCGATCGAACAGCTGATGGCGGTTTCGGATTCCGGCCAAGTCATGCCACCGAAGAGCACCTGGTTTGAGCCCAAGTTGCGAAGCGGTTTGATGGTCCACCTGTTGGACTGA